The Christensenella timonensis DNA segment TCCCAGCCGTTAAAAAATATTTTTGATAAAGCAAAGCAGCTGGATATGGCTGTCGTCGGCATCGATGGGGAACTGGGACATTCCTCCACCATTGAGAACGTACACGCTACAGATTCGGATGCCCTGACGCGCGGCGATATCGAAGACCTCAAAAATGCCAAGGCGGTAGGCTGCATCTGCGCGCGCTTTTACGACATCAGCGGCGCACCGTGCAATACCTCTTTAAACCAGCGCGTGATTGCGGTCAATACGGCAACGCTCAAGAGCATCCCCACCGTGATCGCCGCCGCCGGCGGCAAATATAAGGTTGACGCCATCATCGGCGCGGCAAGGGGCAAATTGTTTAATGTGCTCATCACGGACGAATACACGGCAAAAGGCCTTTTGGAACGCCTGACGCCGGAAGAACAATAATTTAGAGGGGTTTTATCGATGAAATACTTTCTCGGGATCGACGCCGGTACCAATGGTGTCAAGGCGATCGTCATAGGGGAAAACGGCTATCTTGCCGGTATGGGTTACGAGGAATATAATATGATCACGCCCAAATACCATTATGCGGAAGAAGACCCCGCCGAATGGTGGTCTGCCTGCAAAAAGGCAGTCCGGGCCGCCGTCAATTCAAGCGATGCAGGCAAAAAGATCGAAGCGGTCGGTATCACCGGCCAAATGCTCGCGACCACCTGCCTTGACCACAATCTAAATACCATCGGCAACTGTATCATCTGGCTCGACCAGCGTGCCACCAGGGAGAAGGCATGGATCGAGGAAAACATCGGCAGCGATATCTTTTTGGGGATCACCGCCAACCATCCGCTTCCGGGTTTTTGGGCGCCCAAGCTGATGTGGATGCAAAAAAACACCCCGGAGGATTACGAAAAAATCTATAAAGTCCTGTTCTCCAAGGATTATCTCCGCTTCATGATGACAGGCGATATTTCCACCGAGGTCACGGACGCGTCCGGTTCGTTTTTGTTCGACGTTCCCCGGCGCGAATGGTCGGACGAGCTTTTTTCCATGTGCGGGATCGATAAATCCATCGTACCCGAGCGCGTGCTTGAGTCGTGCGATGTCGCCGGTTATTTGCAGCAGGACATCGCCGCGGAATTGGGTTTGAAAAGCGGCATCCCGGTTGTCGCAGGCTGCGGCGACCAACAGGCCGGCGGCGTGGGCAATGGCGTCATCGAGGCCGGCATGGTTTCTTCCACGATCGGCGCTTCCGGCGTTGTGTTCGCGGCGATGGATGCCCCTATTGCGGACAAGCTGCCGCGCGCCGCGCTTTCCATGTGCCATGTACAACAGGAGAAATGGTGCCTTTTCGGTTGTACGCTGGGCGCAGGCGGTTCCTTCAAATGGCTGCGCGATTCCATGTTCCCTACAGAGAAAAAGGAACTTGCCTCCCTGGGCAAGGATGTTTACAACTATATGAGCGAGCTTGCGCAAAATGCCAAGCCGGGCAGCGAAGGCCTTTGCTTCCTTCCCTACCTGAACGGCGAACGTACGCCGTATTCCGATCCGAACGCTTCCGGCGTATTTTTCGGCATCACCTACCGGCATGGGCGTGAGGAACTCTGCCGTTCCGTGATGGAGGGCGTTACGTTCAGCTTGCGCGATACGCTTGAGATCCTGCGCGAGTACGATATCGAGGTCAATGAGATCCGGGCAGCCGGCGGCGGCGCGAAAAGCCGTCTGTGGCGGCATATCCAGGCGGATATTTTTAATGCCTCTATCTTGAGCACCAGCATCAAGGAGGCTCCCGCATGCGGCGTAGCGCTGATGGCGTCTGTCGGCTGTGGGGCGTTCTCTTCTTTAAAAGATGCCTGCAGGTCGATCATCAAGATCACCGGCGAAATCAAGCCCAATCCCACGAATGTGGAAATCTATGAGGAATATTATGGGACATACCGTTCCCTGTATCCCATTTTAAAGGATACCTATGCGCGCCAGGCAGAGCTTGTCGTCAAAAACAGCGAGCGCTTCGACTACTGATATCCATACGCATATAAAAAAACACGGCTGCCGCCGTGTTTTTTCTTTTACGCTTTCTCTGCATCCTCTGTGCGGATCTGCACCCGCCGAATCTTCCCGCTCACCGTTTTGGGCAGTTCCTCCACAAATTCCACTACCCGCGGATATTTATAAGGCGCCGTTACGTTCTTCACGTGCGTCTGCAATTCTTTTTTCAGTTCCTCGCTCGCCTGATACCCGCGCGCAAGCACCACCGTCGCCTTCACAACCTGCCCGCGCACCGGGTCAGGCACTGCGGTCACCGCGCATTCGAGTACGGACGGATGGGTAAGCAGCGCGCTTTCCACCTCAAACGGCCCGATCCGGTATCCCGAGCACTTGATCACATCATCGTTCCTGCCTACAAACCAGAAATAACCGTCCGCGTCGCGCCACGCCGTATCGCCCGTGTTATAAACGCCGTTCTTCCAACAGCGGTTCGTCGCTTCCTCGTCCTTGTAATATTTCTTGAACAATCCCGTCGGATGCTTCTGATCCGTATTCTTCACAACGATCGAACCGACGACCCCGTCCTCGCACGAATTTCCATCTTCATCCACAATATCCACATCGTACAGCGGCGACGGCTTTCCGGTCGAACCGGGCTTGATCGGATCCCAGCCAAAATTCGCAATGAGCACGCTCGTTTCCGATTGCCCAAAGCCCTCGGTCACGGCAAGGCCTGTCATCTCCAAAAAGCGGTTGTACACCTCCGGGTTCAACGGTTCCCCTGCGATCCCCGCATGCTTGATCGTGGAGAAATCACAATGGCTCATATCTTCCTTGATCAAAAAACGGTAGATCGTAGGCGGCGCGCAAAACGTCGTCAGCTTCAGCCTGTCGATCGTTTCCAGCATTTTTTGCGGATTGAATTTTTCCGTATCATAGGCAACGATGACCGCCCCGCAGATCCACTGCCCATATATTTTGCCCCAGCCGAACTTTGCCCAGCCGGAATCAGAAACCGTCAGGTGCAGCCCGCCGTCCTCTACCTTCTGCCAATATTTCGCGGTCACGATATGTCCCAGCGGATAGGTGAAATCGTGCAGGATCATTTTCGGCATGCCCGTCGTTCCCGACGAAAAATAGATCAGCATCGGGTCGTCGTTCTCGTTCCTGTATTCGCGCGTCCAGTTTTCGTCGGCCGCGGCCAGTTCCGCCCTTAAATCGTACGCCCAATCGGGGATGTTCTCCCCCACCACGCCTACGCTTTTAAGCGTCCGGCATTCTCCCAGCGATTGCCGGACATGCTTGAGCATCTCCTCGTCGTCCACCGCGCACACCATCTTGACTTCCGCCGCGTTGCAGCGGTAAATGATATCCTTGGGCGTCAACTGGAACGTCGCCGGGATACAGATCGCCCCCAGCTTATGCAAGCCTACCATCATAAACCAGACCTCCGGGCGCTGCTTTAACATCAGCATGACCGTATCGCCCTTTTTGATGCCCTTATTTTTCAGCATATTGGCTGCCTTGTTGCTCATCCGGCTGATATCCCCAAACGAGAACCTCTTTTCGTTCCCGTCGTCATCGCACCATACGAGCGCGCTCTTTTGCTCATCCCGCTGCGCCCATCCGTCC contains these protein-coding regions:
- the xylB gene encoding xylulokinase; its protein translation is MKYFLGIDAGTNGVKAIVIGENGYLAGMGYEEYNMITPKYHYAEEDPAEWWSACKKAVRAAVNSSDAGKKIEAVGITGQMLATTCLDHNLNTIGNCIIWLDQRATREKAWIEENIGSDIFLGITANHPLPGFWAPKLMWMQKNTPEDYEKIYKVLFSKDYLRFMMTGDISTEVTDASGSFLFDVPRREWSDELFSMCGIDKSIVPERVLESCDVAGYLQQDIAAELGLKSGIPVVAGCGDQQAGGVGNGVIEAGMVSSTIGASGVVFAAMDAPIADKLPRAALSMCHVQQEKWCLFGCTLGAGGSFKWLRDSMFPTEKKELASLGKDVYNYMSELAQNAKPGSEGLCFLPYLNGERTPYSDPNASGVFFGITYRHGREELCRSVMEGVTFSLRDTLEILREYDIEVNEIRAAGGGAKSRLWRHIQADIFNASILSTSIKEAPACGVALMASVGCGAFSSLKDACRSIIKITGEIKPNPTNVEIYEEYYGTYRSLYPILKDTYARQAELVVKNSERFDY
- a CDS encoding AMP-binding protein codes for the protein MIERFLDRTEFENYDDFKQNYKLNIPEHFNFAYDIVDGWAQRDEQKSALVWCDDDGNEKRFSFGDISRMSNKAANMLKNKGIKKGDTVMLMLKQRPEVWFMMVGLHKLGAICIPATFQLTPKDIIYRCNAAEVKMVCAVDDEEMLKHVRQSLGECRTLKSVGVVGENIPDWAYDLRAELAAADENWTREYRNENDDPMLIYFSSGTTGMPKMILHDFTYPLGHIVTAKYWQKVEDGGLHLTVSDSGWAKFGWGKIYGQWICGAVIVAYDTEKFNPQKMLETIDRLKLTTFCAPPTIYRFLIKEDMSHCDFSTIKHAGIAGEPLNPEVYNRFLEMTGLAVTEGFGQSETSVLIANFGWDPIKPGSTGKPSPLYDVDIVDEDGNSCEDGVVGSIVVKNTDQKHPTGLFKKYYKDEEATNRCWKNGVYNTGDTAWRDADGYFWFVGRNDDVIKCSGYRIGPFEVESALLTHPSVLECAVTAVPDPVRGQVVKATVVLARGYQASEELKKELQTHVKNVTAPYKYPRVVEFVEELPKTVSGKIRRVQIRTEDAEKA